The Procambarus clarkii isolate CNS0578487 chromosome 39, FALCON_Pclarkii_2.0, whole genome shotgun sequence region CCTTCATCATTACTGGAAGGAACGTGAGGACGAGTGACGTTGGAGCTGCCTTCATCATTACTGGAAGGAACGTGAGGACGAGTGACGTTGGAGCTGCCTTCATCATTACTGGAAGGAACGTGAGGACGAGTGACGTTGGAGCTGCCTTCATCAATACTGGAAGGAACGTGAGGACGAGTGACGTTGGAGCTGCCTTCATCATTACTGGAAGGAACGTGAGGACGAGTGACGTTGGAGCTGCCTTCATCATTACTGGAAGGAACGTGAGGACGAGTGACGTTGGAGCTGCCTTCAACATTACTGGAAGGAACGTGAAAGGAAGACATTGTGCTACAGCCGCCATGCAGGACGAGGTGGAGTGGAGTGTTGCACAGTTGATGTTCACTAGAGACAGTAGTTATGGTATGAGGTAAGTCTGTCTTGGTGTAGAGGATGGTAAGGTGTAGCTAAGTGTAACCTGGCTGTTGGTAGTGGCACGAgtgtttgatatgtagtgcctcggctATGTCTCATCTTCTAGTGTTGTGAGTTTAGATTATTTCGTTAATGTTAGGATCTCGCTGGTGCTGTTGTGTATGTAGGAGCGGTGTGATCGTTGGTGGGGGCTTGTGGGTTATGTATAATTAGACGCTTTGAAACATCTATTGAATTCCTTCAATAATGAAGTTGTTAGAGCTGATAGTCCTCATAATGTCTGATGACAGTCTGATCGTATACGCGACATTCCTCTCTTCCAAGACGTTTCGTTTAGTGTCGAGATTTCTGCATTGTTCTCTGAGTTCTTAGAATTCTCAGTGAGAATTCTCAGAGAATTCAGAGAGTTCTGAGAGTTCTCAGAAAATTCAGAGAGTTCTGAGAGTTCTCAGAGTTCTCAAATTGGCGATATTCTTGCTTGTGTAGTAGATTGTGAACTATATCTTCTAGTTAGTGTCAGTAGCATCATATTTCTGTGAGTGATGTCTTCCCTCCGTTATACGGGTCGCTGAAGGAAGTTCCCGTGGGAGATTATATAATGGTTGGGACATATTGTGTAGTGTTGATTACCTCGTCAGATGAAGCAAGCTCTTCACCTTTCTTTTAATTACCTCTTCAACATTTCCGTTGCAGGATTCATTGTTAGAAGGAACCTAACCTTCCTCCGCTGAGTTCCTGGTCAACCTGCCTCCCTCTGCCGAGTTCCAGGTCAACCTGCCTCCCTCTGCCGAGGTCCAGGTCAACCTGCCTCCCTCTGCCGAGTTCCAGGTCAACCTGCCTCCCTCTGCCGAGTTCCAGGTCAACCTGCCTCCCTCTGCCGAGTTCCAGGTCAACCTGCCTCCCTCTGCCGAGTTCCAGGTCAACCTGCCTCCCTCTGCCGAGTTCCAGGTCAACCTGCCTGCCTCTGCCGAGTTCCAGGTCAACCTGCCTCCAGCTGCAGGTGTGAGAGGCGACGGGGGACAAAGACGTCCTCAGCACTccgcttgtacctgtcagggcacccAGTAACACGCATTCCTATCGTGCttcccttagtgtagactgcaatgtGAAAGAATTCCTTTTCCGAGGTTGTAACATCTAAGACAGGCGGCTTGCCTTCACTCTTCATCTCGCAAGAGAAACTAAGCAGACGGAACTTCGCTCGAAGACGTCCTTAAGCTGTAGCAAGAGTTCCATGTGAGGGTCCAGAAAGAATCATCAACGTACCTACAGTAGATGTTTAGGTTTTAGGGTCATGTTGACAAATATTTTCTCCTCAATAGTACCCATGTAAACGTTGGCAAATAGGACACACGGAGGTCGACccatcctcacactaggctgtttaaagcagcggccgtcctccccagacccattcataaattttaacatactgtgcatTCAACATTGgttttttctcatatataaatttatattattatacataaaaattatatatatatatatagttaggcgtaggttaggtgtttagggtcctgttggcgattatttgtatttgtagtacgtgggtgaagcatttatagaattgtggttcgaacagagcacGTGaacgaaacacttgttccggaagtgttcggacgtcatcagttgtgagtcgtgtgtaaactgtttttcattcataatcaGGGGGTTTAGCggctggatggaatcacttttggatctttgtttggaggacgagttgctataaatgcttcacccgcattcttcaaatacaaataatcgccaacagaacctaaacacctaacctaaccagtgcctaaatatgtacaatatggtaatataaaataatattaatttgtatttgagaaaattcctgttttgaatgaacagaatgttaaaatttatggatccgtctttggggtcgaccactggaggcaacccgtcctcgactcaagtccattccatccagcggtcaaccccacagacgcattcataaattttaacatgctgttcattcaaaacgggaattttctcaagtacaagttaatgttataatatattagcatattgtgcatatataggcataggataggttaggtcaggtgtttaggttctgttggcgattatttgtatttgtagtacgtgggtgaagcatttatagcgttgtggttcgaacaaaattcgtcagtgaagcacttgttccggatatgttcgaacgtcagcagttgtgagtcgtgtgtaaaccgcttttcattcataaacagggggtttggcgggtgcatggaatcacttttggatctttgtttggaggacgggctgctggatgcaatggacttgagtcgaggacagaTTGGAATGAGCTCACTCCGTCACTCCGACTCCATTCCTATCGATTATCTTGCATCTTACTGCTGGCGTATTGACATCCTAAATCATATCTGGGATGTCTTGAATATTCTGTGACAGTGTAGGCATCcaccagtctcgggagactatggagttgcgctctggtggtCGGTCTGGAGAGAGGTAGTATAGGAGAGAGCTCCTCCTGTACAATGTTGCGTAGTCATAATGAgttctttcttttgataattacgcgCTAGTCTTAACTGTCAGGAGCGTAGCTGATGACCAATTTGCGGTTCACAACTTGTTaatcttcaagttcaagtaagtttattgagacaaggaaacaaatacatctcaaaaggatagagtagcttaggctacttctaccCCCCTTGTTAGTCTTTATATTATGTTTGAGTTAAGACTTCgtagtcagggggggggggagggtggtgtaaaAGTGAGGTACGGGGATGAGGCTTCACACACACCAGGGGAATGCTTACACGTGTCATTTGTATTTTGAAAATTGTCTCTGGAATTCATATGCTAGCAATAAATGATGTGTGAAAGACCGAACTACGTCATTACGATGTCATGTTGCTCCGCCTTACATGTCTCGTCCGCTGTGTCACGTCCTCGTCTctgtaacccaccaccaccagctgctgctgctgctctgtatCACCGCACACTACAGCACACACTACAGGCTTAACATTTATTAACAGTTATACTCATAAGTAATGCTAATACAGCAGTATAGCATACAGTATGCAGCTAATAGTGTCCTGAACGAGGCAAGCTGTAGTTGAAGTGGGTCGTAGTACCCACTAGTTGAAGTGGGTCGTAGTACCCACTAGTTGAAGTGGGTCGTAGTACCCACTAGTTGAAGTGGGTCGTAGTACCCACTAGTTGAAGTGGGTCGTAGTACCCACTAGTTGAAGTGGGTCGTAGTACCCACTAGTTGAAGTGGGTCGTAGTACCCACTAGTTGAAGTGGGTCGTAGTACCCACTAGTTGAAGTGGATCAGTGTAGAGAAATACACTTGATAATACATAAATGAAATATATCCGAGGGAACCTTGCAGGTGCTCGTCTATGCAGCTTCCACCCCAATATTTCCAGCTGCAACATTATTTAACGTAAGACAATAATTTACAAACTGAGGATTGCATTGACTAGTGAAGAGGTTGTGGCTAgtccacgacctcgtcagaggctggggggagggggggggggagaaattgaGGATGCAGTAAGCGTTCCTCCTCTGTATCGCCACTCTGATGTGCTGGAACTGGAAACTGGCAGCCCTCGGGTCCTCCTGGTCGAGTAGATGGGCCCAGGTAGTCAGCTCATTTAAGGAAGCTCCTTGGACCTAGAGGCCAATTAATGGACTTTGATCTGATGGAAACGATTGAAGGTGTGCCTCTGATTCAATGCCGAGTATTTGTCGGGTACCCTGCCTGTCTAACCAACACTGAAGGAGatacaggtatcaaccagggcagATACACGTGTGTACTCCCACACCAGCTATCTACCATTTTTCCAGTGAAATACTGTGACTtcactccctggaaacacaaaccgaaactgtctattttccgcttgttacaacttgtaataaagttgttatatcttggcttaacgtgtttatgacgtattagaacgttgttacaacttgctatattggttgttttaactggttagaaggtgttaaaacttgttcgaacgttgtaccaacgtcgtagttatggtgtgtgtttggcgggcttggACAACATACTGGATTGTCAGGAAAATTAGCATAAATAAATAGAGATTCTttctctgctgggcactgggcAAGGTTCCCCGTGAGGCCATTAATTACCCTGTCTTCAGTGTCACACCTCGGGACCTCCACAGTTCAGCTCATGCaagccacattcgccgtcttccacctTTTTTGCATATAAACTTACACTCAAAGTGAATTTTTGGCACCAAGGCGAGGAGCTACTGCTCAGTGGAGGGTCTGTAAATCTTGACAAGTTCCTCTTAGGCACTGCTAATAGAAAGTCCCCATCATGGGGGGGCTCTAGCATACAGCTGTTCCAAATGAACTGTTGGGGGGAAGGGGTTATTCATCGTGATGAATAACCCTCAGCAAGGTCTAGGTGCTACAAGTACATTCATTCCTCCgattggtgaagggaagggaattatcagggggggaggaagcgccaagccattacgactatgcagCACTTGGATGGGGTCAGGACCTGGAATTTATGAATTTGGAATCGTCTCAGGTCAGCACGTCACATTAAGTGTTCTAGTTTTCGAACATGTTCCCCCCTGCGAGGTGCTCACGTGTCGAGGTGAAGGCTTCTCAGCCAGCAAGTGTAGTTTAGCCCAGAACACACTCGAGGAATAAAGTGCACTCTCAGTGTACTTTTAcactgaaattgtttatgtaataatctaagatgaggtctgataaagatctttagtgccctctgtaatgctttttgcgctaccgctcacatgatgagaatggggtgcacaataaactagccgcctccgacggcaacaatcaaatctcaGTATATATACACTGGGAGTGTATATACACAGTGCATACGCTGCACCTCTCAGTATATACATCCCTGTGTAAAAGAGGATGATAGGATTACTGACACAGTGATCTAAAAGACTCCAGCTGGGAGTCTCCAACAGGTAGCCTCCAACAGGGAGTCTACAGCAGGGAGTCTCCAGCTGGAGACTCCCAGCTGGGAGTCTCCAGCAGGGAGTCTCCAGCTGGAGACTCCCAGCTGGGAGTCTCCAGCAGGGAGTCTCCAGCAGGGAGTCTCCAGCAGGGAGTCTCCAGCTGGGAGTCTCCAGCAGGGAGTCTCCAGCAGGGAGTCTCCAGCTGGGAGTCTCCAGCTGGGAGTCTCCAGCAGGGAGTCTCCAGCAGGGAGTCTCCGGCAGGTAGCCTCCAGCAGGTAGCCTCCAGCAGGGAGTCTCCAGCAGGGAGTCTCCAGCAGGTAGTCTCCAGCAGGGAGTCTCCAGCAGGGAGTCTCCGGCAGGTAGCCTCCAGCAGGGAGTCTCCAGCAGGTAGTCTCCAGCAGGGAGTCTCCAGCAGGGAGTCTCCAGCAGATAGTCTccagcaggagtctccagcaggtAGCCTccagcaggagtctccagcaggagtctccagcaggagtctccagcaggtAGCCTCCAGCAGGAGTCTGCAGCAGGTAGCCTccagcaggagtctccagcaggtAGCCTCCAGCAGGTAGTCTCCAGCAGGTAGCCTCCAGCAGGTAGTCTCCAGCAGGGAGTCTCCAGCAGGTAGTCTccagcaggagtctccagcagggAGTCTCCATCAGGGAGTCTCCAGCAGGGAGCCTCCAGCTGAGAGTCTCCAGCAGGTAGCCTCCAGCAGGGAGCCTCCAGCAGGGAGTCTCCAGCAGGGAGCCTCCAGCAGGGAGTCTCCAGCAGGGAGCCTCCAGCAGGGAGTCTCCAGCAGGTAACCTCCAGCAGGGAGCCTCCAGCAGGTAGCCTCCAGCAGGTAGCCTCCAGCAGGGAGTCTCCAGCAGGTAGTCTCCAGCAGGGAGTCTCCAGCAGGGAGTCTCCAGCAGGGAGCCTCCAGCTGGGAGTCTCCAGCAGGGAGTCTCCAGCAGGGAGTCTCCAGCAGGGAGCCTC contains the following coding sequences:
- the LOC123760484 gene encoding uncharacterized protein, which gives rise to MSSFHVPSSNVEGSSNVTRPHVPSSNDEGSSNVTRPHVPSSNDEGSSNVTRPHVPSSIDEGSSNVTRPHVPSSNDEGSSNVTRPHVPSSNDEGSSNVTRPHVPSSNDEGSSNVTRPSGAAKLYK